The following are from one region of the Geotrypetes seraphini chromosome 12, aGeoSer1.1, whole genome shotgun sequence genome:
- the TUBB gene encoding tubulin beta chain produces MREIVHIQAGQCGNQIGAKFWEVISDEHGIDPTGTYHGDSDLQLDRISVYYNEATGGKYVPRAILVDLEPGTMDSVRSGPFGQIFRPDNFVFGQSGAGNNWAKGHYTEGAELVDSVLDVVRKEAESCDCLQGFQLTHSLGGGTGSGMGTLLISKIREEYPDRIMNTFSVVPSPKVSDTVVEPYNATLSVHQLVENTDETYCIDNEALYDICFRTLKLTTPTYGDLNHLVSATMSGVTTCLRFPGQLNADLRKLAVNMVPFPRLHFFMPGFAPLTSRGSQQYRALTVPELTQQVFDAKNMMAACDPRHGRYLTVAAVFRGRMSMKEVDEQMLNVQNKNSSYFVEWIPNNVKTAVCDIPPRGLKMAVTFIGNSTAIQELFKRISEQFTAMFRRKAFLHWYTGEGMDEMEFTEAESNMNDLVSEYQQYQDATAEEEEDFGEEAEEEA; encoded by the exons ATGAGGGAGATTGTGCACATCCAGGCCGGCCAGTGTGGCAACCAGATCGGGGCTAAG TTCTGGGAAGTGATCAGCGATGAACACGGTATCGACCCCACTGGCACCTATCATGGGGACAGTGACTTGCAGCTGGACAGAATCAGCGTGTATTACAATGAGGCCACAG GTGGAAAATATGTCCCCCGTGCCATCCTGGTGGATTTGGAACCCGGAACCATGGATTCTGTCCGATCTGGACCCTTTGGACAGATCTTCAGACCTGACAACTTTGTCTTTG GCCAAAGTGGAGCAGGTAACAACTGGGCCAAGGGCCACTACACCGAGGGGGCTGAGCTGGTTGATTCTGTGCTGGATGTGGTGAGGAAAGAGGCAGAGAGCTGTGACTGTCTTCAAGGATTCCAGCTCACCCACTCGCTGGGTGGGGGTACAGGCTCTGGCATGGGCACGCTGCTGATCAGCAAAATCCGGGAAGAATATCCAGACCGCATCATGAACACCTTTAGTGTTGTGCCTTCGCCAAAGGTCTCGGACACTGTGGTGGAGCCCTACAATGCCACCTTGTCAGTCCATCAGTTGGTAGAAAACACAGACGAGACCTACTGTATAGACAACGAAGCTCTGTATGACATCTGCTTCCGTACCCTCAAGCTGACCACACCTACCTATGGTGACCTCAACCACCTGGTCTCTGCCACCATGAGCGGCGTAACTACCTGCCTTCGTTTCCCTGGCCAACTCAATGCTGATCTTCGCAAGTTGGCAGTAAACATGGTTCCCTTCCCCCGTCTCCACTTCTTCATGCCTGGCTTTGCTCCACTGACAAGCCGGGGCAGCCAGCAGTACCGAGCCCTGACAGTACCTGAGCTGACACAACAGGTCTTTGATGCAAAGAATATGATGGCAGCTTGTGATCCACGCCATGGCCGTTACCTCACGGTGGCAGCTGTCTTCCGTGGCCGGATGTCCATGAAGGAGGTGGatgagcagatgctgaatgtgCAGAACAAGAACAGCAGCTACTTCGTGGAATGGATCCCCAACAATGTGAAGACCGCTGTTTGTGACATCCCACCCCGGGGGCTTAAGATGGCAGTCACCTTCATTGGCAACAGCACAGCCATCCAGGAGCTCTTCAAGCGCATCTCTGAGCAGTTCACAGCCATGTTCCGCCGTAAGGCTTTCCTCCACTGGTACACAGGTGAGGGCATGGATGAGATGGAGTTCACCGAAGCTGAGAGCAACATGAATGACCTGGTCTCGGAGTACCAGCAGTACCAGGATGCCACTGCTGAAGAAGAGGAAGACTTTGGGGAGGAAGCAGAGGAAGAAGCTTAA